CCGGCTTAAATCCAAAACGTTTGTGCCATCCAAGCGGACTGCTAACGCCTTGTTCTTTAAGAACGGAAGTTGAGACTCTATAAAATCCTTATAGGAAGAACCGGCGGACACCTCTTTAGAGCTTCCATCCGGTAAGATAAATTTGACTGACTGATTTTGAACTGCCACAGCTACCCCTGCTTCCATTCCGTCGATACACGGTTTTTTTCGCAAGCCTGTTGGGAAAAAGGTGCAGAGTTTATGAGAGGCTCAAGAGGGCTTTGTCACGCAGAGACGCAAAGACTCAGAAGGAAAAAATTAACATTTCAAAATTCCTCCGCGGCTTTGCGCCTCTGCGTGCGAAGAAACCGCGGCAGCGATGCGTAGATCTTTAGTCCGGGCTTTGCCCGGATGAGCGCGAATGCGCGAAATCGAAGCAGCGCGACCCGAGCGACAGCGAGTGGAGCCGCCCAAATCCTTTGTTGGAGTTCCTACAAAATTCTGGGTGTTTCCACTTGACCCTTACCTTCGGTGCGAAAGCCTGTCCTTAATGAAAGCGTTCTTGGTTTTAGAAAACGGGGACGTATACGAAGGTGAATCCTTCGGCTACGAAGCCCAATCCGTCGGGGAAATCGTCTTTAATACTTCCATGGCGGGTTACCAGGAAATCCTGACTGACCCATCCTACGCCAACCAAATCGTAACTCTCACCTACCCGATGATTGGGAACTATGGGATCCATCCAGACAACATGGAATCCGGAAAGATCCAAGCGGCGGGAATGATCGTGAAAGAATATGTGGATCGCCCTTCCAACTTCAAAGCCCAAAAGACATTATCTCAATTTTTAAAAGATTATAAAATTCCAGGAATCCAAGGGATCGATACCCGAAAGTTAACTCGCTTCATTCGCACGAATGGGGCTCCTAACGGCGGGATCTTCGTTGCGAACGAATACTCGGATTCCTTTTTAGCGGAAGTGAAAAAATTTCCGGGGATCGCAGATGCTGACCTCGCGAAAGTTGTCACCACAGATAAAAAATACGAGTTCGGGTCTGCCGCCGGAAAAAAATATAAACTCGCTGTTTACGATTACGGAGT
The window above is part of the Leptospira licerasiae serovar Varillal str. VAR 010 genome. Proteins encoded here:
- the carA gene encoding glutamine-hydrolyzing carbamoyl-phosphate synthase small subunit; the encoded protein is MKAFLVLENGDVYEGESFGYEAQSVGEIVFNTSMAGYQEILTDPSYANQIVTLTYPMIGNYGIHPDNMESGKIQAAGMIVKEYVDRPSNFKAQKTLSQFLKDYKIPGIQGIDTRKLTRFIRTNGAPNGGIFVANEYSDSFLAEVKKFPGIADADLAKVVTTDKKYEFGSAAGKKYKLAVYDYGVKTNILRLLDAAGFAVSVYPAQTPASEIMKDGVDAFFLSNGPGDPAACTYAIDSTKAILEKNYPLFGICLGHQIIGLTLGKKTEKMKFGHRGGNQPVKSLETGKVEITSQNHGFAVVAESSEKEPISFINLNDDTVEGILKSGYPLLSVQYHPESSPGPNDSRYLFQKFYDLVDSSKKK